The Cellulomonas fulva genome includes a window with the following:
- a CDS encoding NUDIX hydrolase yields the protein MSTASPPAVVEAAGALVWRVRAGRLQVALVHRPRYKDWSWPKGKLDPGEAVVTAAWREVSEETGHDVVLGTPLPPLEYPLSDGRLKRVHYWAAQVAGRVDAAALRARPPVPRASRDEIDQVRWFDVEAAAARLTRPADRAPLVALVAAHARGRLDTRALVLVRHGTAKRRSAWTGQESDRPLTPVGERQAQHLVPVVSAFGPSRVLTSPWKRCVETAQPYASAAQIPMESAPVLSEHGHQEHPSQAAALVVDLLQFPGDSLVCTHRPVLPTLVDALAQHARRSVAEALPRTDPFLHPGQALVAHVAQTAKGPRVVAVETHRAPLRVG from the coding sequence GTGAGCACCGCGAGCCCACCGGCCGTCGTCGAGGCGGCCGGCGCGCTGGTCTGGCGCGTGCGGGCGGGGCGCCTCCAGGTGGCCCTCGTGCACCGGCCGCGCTACAAGGACTGGTCCTGGCCCAAGGGCAAGCTCGACCCGGGCGAGGCCGTCGTGACAGCCGCGTGGCGCGAGGTCTCCGAGGAGACGGGCCACGACGTCGTGCTCGGCACGCCGCTGCCCCCGCTCGAGTACCCGCTGTCCGACGGCCGGCTCAAGCGCGTGCACTACTGGGCGGCGCAGGTCGCCGGGCGGGTGGACGCCGCCGCGCTGCGCGCGCGCCCGCCGGTCCCGCGCGCCTCGCGCGACGAGATCGACCAGGTCCGCTGGTTCGACGTCGAGGCCGCCGCCGCCCGCCTCACGCGTCCCGCCGACCGCGCGCCGCTCGTCGCCCTGGTCGCCGCGCACGCCCGCGGGCGGCTGGACACGCGCGCGCTCGTCCTCGTGCGGCACGGCACCGCGAAGCGCCGCAGCGCGTGGACCGGGCAGGAGTCCGACCGCCCGCTGACGCCCGTGGGCGAGCGGCAGGCCCAGCACCTGGTCCCCGTGGTCTCCGCGTTCGGGCCGTCGCGCGTCCTGACGAGCCCGTGGAAGCGCTGCGTGGAGACCGCGCAGCCCTACGCGTCCGCCGCGCAGATCCCGATGGAGTCCGCTCCCGTGCTCTCCGAGCACGGGCACCAGGAGCACCCGTCGCAGGCCGCGGCGCTCGTCGTCGACCTGCTGCAGTTCCCGGGCGACTCGCTGGTGTGCACGCACCGGCCGGTGCTGCCGACGCTCGTCGACGCGCTGGCCCAGCACGCCCGGCGCTCCGTGGCGGAGGCGCTGCCCCGGACGGACCCGTTCCTCCACCCCGGTCAGGCGCTCGTCGCGCACGTCGCGCAGACCGCCAAGGGCCCACGGGTGGTCGCGGTCGAGACCCACCGCGCGCCGTTGCGCGTCGGCTGA
- a CDS encoding DUF47 domain-containing protein, with protein MRLRLTPRDTTFFDLFAASAQHLVTGANLLGQMLGADQPTRKEIGKQISEAEHQADEATHQIMRRLNQTFVTPFDRDDIYMLASNLDDCMDYMDEAADLMVLYKVGELPARVADQVQVLQRAAELTAEAMPRLRSMDSLSEYWVEVNRLENQADKSHRKLLAQMFDEIADPILLMKLKEIVETLEDAADAFEKVANAVETIALKES; from the coding sequence GTGCGCCTGCGCCTGACACCGCGCGATACCACGTTCTTCGACCTCTTCGCCGCATCCGCGCAGCACCTGGTGACGGGTGCCAACCTGCTCGGCCAGATGCTCGGTGCGGACCAGCCGACCCGCAAGGAGATCGGCAAGCAGATCTCGGAGGCGGAGCACCAGGCCGACGAGGCCACGCACCAGATCATGCGGCGTCTCAACCAGACGTTCGTGACGCCGTTCGACCGCGACGACATCTACATGCTCGCGTCGAACCTCGACGACTGCATGGACTACATGGACGAGGCCGCGGACCTCATGGTCCTGTACAAGGTCGGCGAGCTCCCCGCGCGGGTCGCCGACCAGGTGCAGGTCCTGCAGCGCGCCGCCGAGCTGACGGCGGAGGCCATGCCCCGCCTGCGCTCGATGGACTCGCTGTCCGAGTACTGGGTCGAGGTGAACCGGCTCGAGAACCAGGCGGACAAGTCGCACCGCAAGCTCCTGGCGCAGATGTTCGACGAGATCGCGGACCCGATCCTGCTCATGAAGCTCAAGGAGATCGTGGAGACCCTCGAGGACGCGGCGGACGCGTTCGAGAAGGTCGCCAACGCGGTCGAGACGATCGCGCTCAAGGAGTCCTGA
- a CDS encoding sugar porter family MFS transporter produces the protein MSAASPAGEPSTAPGIPRSLRNKAIALSVAAAVGGFLFGFDSSVINGAVDAINQEFDLVDNDILSGFVVAVALLGCALGAWIAGRLADRWGRTRTMVLGSVMFLVSSVMTGLAFSVGDLILWRVLSGIGIGIASVMAPAYIAEISPAALRGRLGSLQQLAITLGIFAALLSDQLLQDAAGGPEEELWLGFAAWQWMFFVGVVPAAVYGILALAMPESPRYLLLKSRHDEARRVLASVDPDPDDAVRRIENAIEEDQRNAQQGSLKGPVLGLLPIVWVGILLSVFQQFVGINVIFYYSTTLWQAVGFDQDDSFMVSTITSITNVVVTLIAIALVDKVGRRPMLLVGSLGMTVSLGLMALAFTQSFEVPDPEKAGEMMTMLPDGWGTTALIAANAFVVFFGATWGPLVWVLLGEMFPNRIRAAALGVAAAAQWIANFVITETFPILLGAFGASIPYLMYTIFAFISFWFVLAKVPETKGRALEDMNDLKVERGRRPAPTT, from the coding sequence ATGTCTGCAGCGTCACCCGCGGGAGAGCCGAGCACCGCGCCGGGGATCCCCCGGTCCCTGAGGAACAAGGCGATCGCGCTCTCGGTCGCCGCGGCGGTCGGTGGCTTCCTGTTCGGCTTCGACAGCTCCGTGATCAACGGCGCCGTCGACGCGATCAACCAGGAGTTCGACCTGGTCGACAACGACATCCTCTCGGGCTTCGTCGTGGCGGTGGCCCTGCTCGGCTGCGCGCTCGGCGCCTGGATCGCGGGACGCCTCGCGGACCGCTGGGGCCGCACGCGCACGATGGTGCTCGGTTCCGTGATGTTCCTGGTCTCCTCGGTGATGACCGGCCTCGCCTTCTCCGTCGGCGACCTGATCCTGTGGCGCGTGCTGTCCGGCATCGGCATCGGCATCGCGTCCGTCATGGCGCCCGCCTACATCGCCGAGATCTCGCCCGCGGCGCTGCGCGGCCGGCTCGGCTCGCTGCAGCAGCTGGCGATCACGCTCGGCATCTTCGCGGCCCTGCTCTCCGACCAGCTCCTCCAGGACGCCGCCGGCGGCCCCGAGGAGGAGCTGTGGCTGGGCTTCGCGGCCTGGCAGTGGATGTTCTTCGTCGGCGTCGTCCCCGCCGCCGTCTACGGCATCCTGGCGCTCGCGATGCCCGAGTCGCCGCGCTACCTGCTCCTCAAGAGCCGGCACGACGAGGCCCGTCGGGTCCTCGCGTCCGTCGACCCCGACCCGGACGACGCGGTCCGGCGCATCGAGAACGCGATCGAGGAGGACCAGCGCAACGCCCAGCAGGGCAGCCTCAAGGGTCCCGTGCTCGGCCTGCTCCCGATCGTCTGGGTCGGCATCCTGCTCTCCGTCTTCCAGCAGTTCGTCGGGATCAACGTGATCTTCTACTACTCGACGACGCTGTGGCAGGCGGTCGGCTTCGACCAGGACGACTCGTTCATGGTCTCGACCATCACCTCGATCACCAACGTCGTCGTGACGCTCATCGCCATCGCGCTGGTCGACAAGGTCGGCCGCCGCCCGATGCTGCTCGTCGGCTCGCTGGGCATGACGGTCTCGCTGGGCCTGATGGCGCTCGCCTTCACGCAGTCCTTCGAGGTGCCGGACCCCGAGAAGGCCGGCGAGATGATGACGATGCTGCCGGACGGCTGGGGCACCACCGCCCTGATCGCCGCCAACGCGTTCGTCGTCTTCTTCGGGGCGACGTGGGGCCCGCTGGTCTGGGTGCTGCTCGGTGAGATGTTCCCCAACCGCATCCGCGCCGCCGCCCTCGGCGTCGCCGCCGCGGCGCAGTGGATCGCGAACTTCGTCATCACCGAGACGTTCCCGATCCTGCTCGGTGCGTTCGGCGCGTCCATCCCGTACCTGATGTACACGATCTTCGCGTTCATCTCGTTCTGGTTCGTGCTCGCGAAGGTCCCGGAGACCAAGGGACGCGCCCTCGAGGACATGAACGACCTCAAGGTCGAGCGCGGTAGGCGTCCGGCCCCCACGACCTGA
- a CDS encoding MarR family winged helix-turn-helix transcriptional regulator has translation MEEPEQRLLRSVEEFWRTLREAGPALVRDTECSRSTATLVRILATRTRLGRSTQVSDVAHALRVDMSVASRQVSQLVEDGLVERTVDTEDRRARALRLTPLGLDRADAVEARLLERTLELFADWSPVEVAEATDLLQRLTTTLDRAAHPDPEPALTQPALT, from the coding sequence GTGGAGGAGCCGGAGCAGCGGCTGCTGCGCTCGGTCGAGGAGTTCTGGCGCACGCTCCGTGAGGCCGGGCCGGCACTGGTGCGTGACACCGAGTGCAGCCGCTCGACGGCCACGCTGGTCCGCATCCTGGCCACCCGCACCCGCCTGGGCCGCTCCACGCAGGTGAGCGACGTGGCGCACGCGCTGCGGGTCGACATGTCGGTGGCGAGCCGTCAGGTCAGCCAGCTCGTCGAGGACGGCCTGGTGGAGCGCACGGTCGACACCGAGGACCGCCGGGCGCGGGCCCTGCGCCTCACGCCGCTCGGCCTGGACCGCGCGGACGCCGTGGAGGCGCGCCTGCTCGAGCGCACGCTCGAGCTGTTCGCGGACTGGTCGCCGGTCGAGGTCGCGGAGGCGACGGACCTGCTCCAGCGGCTCACGACGACGCTCGACCGCGCGGCCCACCCCGATCCCGAGCCAGCGCTCACGCAGCCCGCGCTCACGTAG
- a CDS encoding RNA degradosome polyphosphate kinase has translation MTDAPTLDAELAAHIAEHVAEAEQPVLREAEPLPDDRFLDRELSWLAFNQRVLELAEDANLPLLERVRFLAIFASNLDEFFMVRVAGLKRRIATGIAVNAASGLSPRQVLEAISEKAHVLMDRHARVFADQVQPALAREGITLVRWQDLGESEQDRLRKFFRRQIFPVLTPLAVDPAHPFPYISGLSLNLAVVVVNPTTGKEHFARVKVPPLLPRFIAVDASGRPSAPDEQTASVEKGPTSFVPVEDVISEHLEQLFPGMEVREHHTFRVTRNEDVEVEEDDAENLLKAMEKELLRRKFGPPVRLELAEGISPRIRTLLVRELGMAEDEVYTLPAPLDATGLNVIADLDRSELQYPRFVPTTHRQLAEVESATPTDVFAKIRERDILLHHPYDSFSTSVQTFLEQAAADPAVLAIKQTLYRTSGDSPIVDALIDAAEAGKQVLALVEIKARFDEQNNISWARKLEQAGVHVVYGIVGLKTHCKLSLVVRQEADGLRRYSHVGTGNYHPKTARLYTDVGLLTSDPDVGQDLTRLFNQLSGYAPKSRFHRLLVAPRSVRTGLVERIDREAEAARAGRPAWIKIKVNSMVDEATIDALYRASQAGVPVDLVIRGICALRPGVPGLSENIRARSILGRFLEHSRIFAFAHSTPGPDDGFEGPEVFIGSADLMHRNLDRRVEALVRVNDPDQVTELIELVDDSMADTTATWHLDADGTWERHAQAEDGTPLVDLQSVLITRQRRRPGSAR, from the coding sequence ATGACGGACGCACCCACGCTCGACGCCGAGCTCGCCGCCCACATCGCGGAGCACGTCGCGGAGGCCGAGCAGCCCGTACTGCGGGAGGCCGAGCCCCTGCCGGACGACCGGTTCCTGGACCGCGAGCTGTCCTGGCTGGCGTTCAACCAGCGCGTGCTCGAGCTCGCGGAGGACGCGAACCTCCCGCTGCTCGAGCGAGTGCGGTTCCTGGCGATCTTCGCGTCCAACCTCGACGAGTTCTTCATGGTGCGCGTGGCGGGCCTCAAGCGGCGCATCGCCACCGGCATCGCCGTCAACGCCGCGTCCGGCCTCAGCCCGCGCCAGGTGCTCGAGGCGATCAGCGAGAAGGCGCACGTGCTGATGGACCGGCACGCGCGCGTGTTCGCCGACCAGGTGCAGCCCGCGCTCGCCCGCGAGGGCATCACGCTGGTGCGCTGGCAGGACCTCGGGGAGTCGGAGCAGGACCGGCTGCGCAAGTTCTTCCGCCGGCAGATCTTCCCGGTGCTGACCCCGCTCGCCGTGGACCCCGCGCACCCCTTCCCGTACATCTCGGGGCTCTCGCTCAACCTCGCCGTGGTCGTCGTGAACCCGACGACCGGCAAGGAGCACTTCGCGCGCGTGAAGGTGCCGCCGCTGCTGCCGCGGTTCATCGCGGTCGACGCGAGCGGACGGCCGAGCGCGCCGGACGAGCAGACCGCGTCCGTGGAGAAGGGTCCGACGAGCTTCGTGCCCGTCGAGGACGTCATCTCCGAGCACCTCGAGCAGCTGTTCCCGGGCATGGAGGTGCGCGAGCACCACACGTTCCGTGTGACCCGCAACGAGGACGTCGAGGTCGAGGAGGACGACGCCGAGAACCTCCTCAAGGCCATGGAGAAGGAGCTCCTGCGCCGCAAGTTCGGCCCGCCGGTGCGCCTCGAGCTCGCCGAGGGCATCAGCCCGCGCATCCGGACGCTGCTGGTGCGCGAGCTGGGCATGGCCGAGGACGAGGTCTACACGCTGCCCGCTCCCCTGGACGCCACCGGCCTCAACGTCATCGCCGACCTGGACCGCAGCGAGCTGCAGTACCCGCGGTTCGTGCCGACGACGCACCGCCAGCTCGCCGAGGTCGAGTCCGCGACGCCGACGGACGTGTTCGCCAAGATCCGCGAGCGCGACATCCTGCTGCACCACCCGTACGACTCGTTCTCCACCAGCGTGCAGACGTTCCTGGAGCAGGCCGCCGCGGACCCCGCGGTGCTCGCCATCAAGCAGACCCTGTACCGCACGTCGGGCGACTCGCCGATCGTCGACGCGCTCATCGACGCGGCCGAGGCGGGCAAGCAGGTCCTCGCGCTCGTCGAGATCAAGGCCCGGTTCGACGAGCAGAACAACATCTCCTGGGCCCGCAAGCTCGAGCAGGCGGGCGTGCACGTCGTGTACGGGATCGTCGGGCTCAAGACGCACTGCAAGCTCAGCCTCGTCGTGCGCCAGGAGGCGGACGGCCTGCGCCGGTACAGCCACGTCGGCACCGGGAACTACCACCCGAAGACGGCGCGGCTCTACACGGACGTCGGCCTGCTGACCAGCGACCCCGACGTCGGCCAGGACCTCACGCGGCTGTTCAACCAGCTCTCCGGCTACGCCCCGAAGAGCCGGTTCCACCGCCTGCTCGTCGCGCCGCGCTCGGTGCGCACCGGCCTGGTCGAGCGCATCGACCGCGAGGCCGAGGCCGCGCGCGCGGGCCGTCCGGCGTGGATCAAGATCAAGGTCAACTCGATGGTCGACGAGGCGACGATCGACGCGCTCTACCGCGCCAGCCAGGCGGGCGTGCCGGTCGACCTGGTCATCCGCGGCATCTGCGCGCTGCGCCCGGGCGTCCCCGGGCTCAGCGAGAACATCCGCGCGCGCTCGATCCTGGGCCGGTTCCTCGAGCACTCGCGCATCTTCGCGTTCGCCCACTCCACGCCGGGGCCGGACGACGGCTTCGAGGGGCCCGAGGTGTTCATCGGCTCCGCCGACCTCATGCACCGCAACCTGGACCGGCGCGTCGAGGCGCTGGTCCGCGTGAACGACCCGGACCAGGTCACCGAGCTGATCGAGCTCGTCGACGACTCCATGGCCGACACGACCGCGACGTGGCACCTCGACGCCGACGGGACGTGGGAGCGTCACGCGCAGGCCGAGGACGGCACGCCGCTGGTCGACCTGCAGTCCGTGCTGATCACCCGCCAGCGCCGCCGGCCCGGATCGGCTCGGTGA
- a CDS encoding flavin-containing monooxygenase: MEQTPEPPRVGPGTPEVAGSDAPPSTQSTLPTQASQSTQSHQPTRRSLRAAQAEPAAGGRRARRAREAADGGAADRGAETVVPVDVVVVGAGQAGLSAAHHLHRAGLVAVGDRGWETAPATFVVLDDAPAPGGAWQHRPPGMRVLDAHGVHDLPGMPLLVPDPTESASRAVPYYFAQYEEAFGLHVQRPVRVLRVDDAGERLAVHSALVVPADRAADRAADRTADRTADRTAGGTADETAGGVVSEAVGERVTWLARGLVNATGTWRKPFWPAYPGRGAFRGRQVHARDVRDPADLADGHVVVVGGGTSAVQLLLQLAPVTSTTWVTRRPPLWREGEFTPEVGRAAVALVDERTRAGLPPGSIVSVTGLPLTDEYRAGIAAGVLRARPVFSRLVADGVVWDDDVPPPVPASPADAAAALGAWADGPAHVPARTVVWATGYRPALDHLAPLRLRAPGGGVVMDGTRVAAEPRVHLVGYGPSASTIGANRAGRDAVQTLLAHLSLPSRA; this comes from the coding sequence ATGGAGCAGACTCCCGAGCCGCCGCGCGTCGGTCCGGGGACCCCGGAGGTCGCCGGCTCCGACGCTCCACCGTCGACCCAGTCGACCCTGCCGACCCAGGCGAGCCAGTCGACCCAGTCGCACCAGCCGACCCGGCGCAGCCTGCGCGCGGCGCAGGCCGAGCCGGCCGCCGGCGGGCGGCGCGCGCGGCGGGCACGCGAGGCCGCGGACGGCGGCGCCGCGGACCGGGGTGCGGAGACGGTCGTGCCCGTCGACGTCGTCGTGGTCGGCGCCGGCCAGGCCGGGCTGTCCGCGGCGCACCACCTGCACCGGGCCGGTCTGGTCGCGGTCGGCGACCGCGGCTGGGAGACGGCGCCTGCGACGTTCGTCGTCCTCGACGACGCCCCCGCGCCCGGCGGCGCGTGGCAGCACCGGCCCCCGGGGATGCGCGTCCTGGACGCCCACGGCGTGCACGACCTCCCGGGCATGCCGCTGCTGGTGCCGGACCCCACCGAGAGCGCCTCGCGTGCCGTGCCCTACTACTTCGCGCAGTACGAGGAGGCGTTCGGCCTGCACGTCCAGCGGCCGGTACGGGTGCTCCGGGTCGACGACGCGGGCGAGCGGCTCGCGGTGCACTCGGCGCTCGTCGTCCCTGCTGACCGGGCGGCTGACCGGGCGGCTGATCGGACGGCTGACCGGACGGCTGACCGGACGGCAGGCGGGACAGCCGACGAGACGGCCGGCGGTGTCGTCAGCGAGGCCGTGGGCGAGCGGGTCACCTGGCTCGCGCGCGGGCTGGTCAACGCCACGGGCACGTGGCGCAAGCCGTTCTGGCCGGCCTACCCGGGCCGCGGCGCGTTCCGGGGGCGCCAGGTCCACGCCCGCGACGTGCGCGACCCCGCGGACCTCGCGGACGGGCACGTGGTCGTCGTCGGCGGCGGCACCTCGGCCGTGCAGCTGCTGCTGCAACTCGCACCCGTCACGTCGACCACGTGGGTGACGCGACGCCCGCCGCTCTGGCGCGAGGGCGAGTTCACGCCGGAGGTCGGGCGCGCGGCGGTCGCGCTGGTCGACGAGCGCACGCGCGCCGGCCTGCCCCCGGGCTCGATCGTCAGCGTCACCGGGCTGCCGCTGACCGACGAGTACCGCGCCGGGATCGCCGCCGGCGTGCTGCGGGCGCGGCCCGTGTTCTCCCGCCTCGTCGCCGACGGGGTGGTGTGGGACGACGACGTGCCCCCGCCGGTGCCGGCGTCGCCCGCGGACGCGGCCGCGGCGCTCGGGGCGTGGGCCGACGGCCCGGCGCACGTGCCGGCGCGCACCGTGGTCTGGGCCACCGGCTACCGGCCGGCCCTCGACCACCTGGCGCCGCTGCGCCTGCGCGCACCGGGCGGCGGGGTGGTGATGGACGGGACGCGCGTTGCCGCCGAGCCCCGCGTGCACCTCGTCGGGTACGGGCCGTCCGCCTCGACGATCGGCGCCAACCGTGCCGGCCGCGACGCGGTCCAGACCCTCCTGGCCCACCTCTCCCTCCCCTCGCGCGCCTGA
- a CDS encoding inorganic phosphate transporter, with protein sequence MEVALVILVVALALGFDYTNGFHDAANAIATSVSTRALTPRVALMMAAVMNFAGALLGTEVAETIAKSIVDLGDATPHQQLVVVLCALVGAITWNLITWWFGLPSSSTHALIGGLVGAGLAAGLGVYGSSIVDKVVLPMIFSPLIGFTLAFALMVGLLWLIKSASPAPTMRRFRLAQTVSAAAMALGHGLQDAQKTMGVIVMALAAVGWATPGEIPLWVKLAAAAAISAGTYSGGWRIMRTLGRKIIELDPARGFVAESVSATVLYVNAFVLHAPVSTTHTITSAIMGVGATKRLSAVRWGVAKNIAIAWILTIPAAALVAAVFTWILHPLLS encoded by the coding sequence GTGGAGGTCGCGCTCGTCATCCTCGTCGTCGCGCTCGCGCTCGGCTTCGACTACACCAACGGGTTCCACGACGCCGCGAACGCCATCGCGACGTCCGTGTCTACCCGCGCGCTGACGCCCCGCGTCGCGCTCATGATGGCCGCGGTGATGAACTTCGCCGGCGCGCTGCTCGGCACCGAGGTCGCAGAGACGATCGCGAAGTCGATCGTCGACCTCGGCGACGCGACCCCGCACCAACAGCTCGTCGTGGTGCTGTGCGCCCTGGTCGGCGCGATCACCTGGAACCTCATCACCTGGTGGTTCGGGCTGCCCTCGTCGTCCACGCACGCGCTGATCGGCGGGCTCGTCGGCGCGGGCCTCGCCGCCGGGCTCGGCGTCTACGGCTCGTCGATCGTCGACAAGGTCGTCCTGCCGATGATCTTCTCGCCGCTGATCGGCTTCACGCTCGCGTTCGCGCTCATGGTCGGCCTGCTCTGGCTCATCAAGAGCGCGTCGCCGGCGCCGACCATGCGCCGCTTCCGCCTGGCGCAGACCGTCTCCGCGGCCGCCATGGCCCTGGGCCACGGTCTGCAGGACGCGCAGAAGACCATGGGCGTGATCGTCATGGCGCTCGCCGCGGTCGGCTGGGCCACGCCCGGCGAGATCCCCCTGTGGGTGAAGCTCGCCGCGGCCGCCGCCATCTCGGCCGGCACGTACTCGGGCGGCTGGCGCATCATGCGCACGCTCGGCCGCAAGATCATCGAGCTCGACCCGGCGCGCGGGTTCGTCGCCGAGTCGGTGTCCGCGACGGTCCTCTACGTCAACGCGTTCGTCCTGCACGCCCCCGTCTCGACGACGCACACGATCACCTCGGCGATCATGGGCGTGGGCGCGACCAAGCGCCTGTCCGCCGTCCGCTGGGGCGTCGCCAAGAACATCGCGATCGCCTGGATCCTGACCATCCCGGCCGCCGCGCTGGTCGCGGCGGTCTTCACCTGGATCCTGCACCCGCTCCTGAGCTGA
- a CDS encoding cellulase family glycosylhydrolase has translation MRSRRPALIAGAAAASLVAAIGAAALTSTAATAATPPGLHVSGTQLVEKDGTPFVARGVSHAHTWYTSQTATAIPAIRAAGANALRVVLSGGDRWTKNDAADVSSIISQCKANKLICMLENHDTTGYGEQSGAVTLDKAADYWVSIKSALVGQEDYVQINIGNEPYGNNATTNAGWAADSSAAIKKLRAAGLHHNIVIDAPSWGQDWAGVMRDNAQTVAAADPDGNVLFSVHMYGVYNNASTIKAYLDAFKAKGLPLVIGEFGNMHSDGDPDEDTIMAEAVARGTGYYGWSWSGNGGGVEYLDMVTAFNPAQKTSWGTRIFDGANGIKATAVTAKVYGGTQPTPTPTPTPTPTPTPTPTPTPTPTPTPTPTPTTPQPSGTCVATFKLVGSWPGGFQGAVTVKAGTTAISSWRTSFTLSGATVQQGWGGTFTGTSAVTVSNAAWNGALAPGATAEYGFIGSGTAPTTPPPVTCS, from the coding sequence ATGAGGTCTCGTCGACCTGCCCTCATCGCGGGAGCGGCTGCCGCCTCGCTCGTGGCCGCCATCGGCGCGGCCGCGCTGACGTCCACGGCGGCCACCGCCGCCACGCCACCCGGCCTCCACGTGTCCGGCACCCAGCTCGTCGAGAAGGACGGCACGCCCTTCGTCGCGCGCGGCGTCAGCCACGCGCACACCTGGTACACGTCCCAGACGGCCACGGCCATCCCGGCGATCCGCGCGGCGGGCGCCAACGCGCTGCGCGTCGTGCTCTCGGGCGGCGACCGGTGGACCAAGAACGACGCGGCCGACGTCAGCAGCATCATCAGCCAGTGCAAGGCGAACAAGCTGATCTGCATGCTCGAGAACCACGACACCACCGGCTACGGCGAGCAGAGCGGCGCCGTCACGCTGGACAAGGCCGCCGACTACTGGGTGAGCATCAAGAGCGCGCTCGTCGGGCAGGAGGACTACGTCCAGATCAACATCGGCAACGAGCCCTACGGCAACAACGCCACGACGAACGCGGGCTGGGCAGCCGACTCGTCGGCCGCGATCAAGAAGCTGCGCGCCGCCGGCCTGCACCACAACATCGTCATCGACGCGCCGTCGTGGGGCCAGGACTGGGCCGGGGTCATGCGGGACAACGCGCAGACCGTCGCCGCGGCCGACCCGGACGGCAACGTCCTGTTCTCGGTGCACATGTACGGCGTCTACAACAACGCGTCGACCATCAAGGCCTACCTCGACGCGTTCAAGGCGAAGGGGCTGCCGCTCGTGATCGGCGAGTTCGGCAACATGCACTCCGACGGCGACCCTGACGAGGACACGATCATGGCCGAGGCCGTGGCGCGCGGGACCGGCTACTACGGCTGGTCCTGGTCCGGCAACGGCGGAGGCGTCGAGTACCTCGACATGGTGACCGCGTTCAACCCCGCGCAGAAGACCAGCTGGGGCACCCGCATCTTCGACGGGGCGAACGGCATCAAGGCCACCGCCGTCACCGCCAAGGTCTACGGCGGCACCCAGCCGACGCCGACCCCGACGCCCACTCCCACGCCGACGCCGACGCCCACGCCGACGCCCACGCCGACGCCCACACCGACCCCCACCCCCACGCCCACGACCCCGCAGCCGAGCGGCACGTGCGTCGCGACCTTCAAGCTCGTCGGCAGCTGGCCGGGCGGGTTCCAGGGTGCGGTCACGGTCAAGGCCGGCACCACGGCGATCAGCTCGTGGCGGACGTCGTTCACGCTCTCGGGCGCCACGGTCCAGCAGGGCTGGGGCGGCACGTTCACCGGCACCAGCGCGGTGACGGTGAGCAACGCGGCGTGGAACGGCGCGCTCGCCCCGGGCGCGACGGCCGAGTACGGCTTCATCGGCTCGGGCACCGCGCCCACCACCCCGCCGCCGGTGACCTGCAGCTGA
- the mshD gene encoding mycothiol synthase produces the protein MVEPTRARVAVDVRAGALGAEEADAVRRLVADAAAQDGVAPVSEQPLLWLRSDEAPVVHVLARSGAAADGELAGYAQVDVGATTSASAELVVHPSARREGVGTALLTTARETAARVPDRTLRVWAHGATPAARSFAAAVGMPVVRELWRMSLDLADRPDRPDRPLPPHVTVRPFVPGEDEEAWRRVNSRAFAYHPEQGRMTSADLRAREAEAWFDPAGFLLAEREGLLLGSVWTKVHAAGELGDEPVGEIYVVGVDPDAQGLGLGGALTDLGLTHLAARGLRRAVLYTGAENEVAIRTYRRVGFEPESVDVMFGSDTPGSPGGVTMAP, from the coding sequence ATGGTCGAGCCGACGAGGGCGCGCGTGGCGGTCGACGTGCGCGCGGGCGCGCTCGGGGCCGAGGAGGCGGACGCGGTGCGCCGCCTGGTCGCGGACGCCGCAGCGCAGGACGGGGTCGCCCCGGTCTCCGAGCAGCCGCTGCTGTGGCTGCGGTCCGACGAGGCGCCCGTGGTGCACGTGCTGGCCCGCTCCGGCGCCGCCGCGGACGGCGAGCTCGCCGGGTACGCGCAGGTCGACGTGGGCGCGACGACGAGCGCGTCCGCCGAGCTCGTCGTGCACCCCTCCGCCCGGCGCGAGGGCGTGGGCACGGCGCTGCTGACGACGGCGCGCGAGACCGCCGCCCGGGTGCCGGACCGCACCCTGCGCGTGTGGGCGCACGGCGCGACGCCCGCGGCGCGCTCGTTCGCGGCCGCCGTGGGCATGCCGGTGGTGCGCGAGCTGTGGCGGATGAGCCTCGACCTCGCCGACCGGCCCGATCGGCCGGACCGCCCGCTGCCGCCGCACGTCACCGTGCGTCCCTTCGTGCCCGGCGAGGACGAGGAGGCATGGCGCCGCGTGAACTCGCGCGCGTTCGCCTACCACCCCGAGCAGGGCCGGATGACGAGCGCGGACCTGCGGGCCCGCGAGGCGGAGGCCTGGTTCGACCCGGCGGGCTTCCTGCTCGCGGAGCGTGAGGGGCTGCTGCTCGGCTCGGTGTGGACCAAGGTGCACGCGGCGGGCGAGCTGGGCGACGAGCCGGTGGGCGAGATCTACGTCGTCGGCGTCGACCCGGACGCGCAGGGACTCGGCCTGGGCGGCGCGCTCACCGACCTCGGGCTCACCCACCTGGCCGCGCGCGGGCTGCGGCGGGCGGTGCTCTACACCGGCGCGGAGAACGAGGTCGCGATCCGGACGTACCGCCGCGTGGGCTTCGAGCCCGAGAGCGTCGACGTGATGTTCGGTTCGGATACCCCAGGTTCACCTGGCGGTGTCACGATGGCCCCATGA